The following are encoded in a window of Chloroflexota bacterium genomic DNA:
- the accC gene encoding acetyl-CoA carboxylase biotin carboxylase subunit codes for MLKKVLIANRGEVAVRIIRTCRELGIRTVAIYSEVDRASLHVRYADEAYCVGPAPARDSYLNMERILDIARRSGADAVHPGYGFLAENPEFAQACLDAGLVFVGPSPQTLRLSGNKILARRAMRQAGLPVIHGSEWDVPDGDPAQAAQAVGYPLMIKAAAGGGGKGIRLVAGPDEFPEALALARREAKAAFGDDSVFLERVLEGVRHIEFQILADQHGNVIHLGEREGSVQRHHQKVLEEAPSRALTPDLRRRMGEAAVAAARAADYVNAGTVEFLLDDQQNFYFLEINPRLQVEHPTTEMVTGVDIVKEQLRITAGRRLRLAQEDVRLRGWAIECRILAENPFDDFRPSVGKISYMREPSGPGIRVESGIHEGLEITPYYDSLIAKVIAWGETRGEALVRMRRALDEYRIMGIRTNIPLHQEILDDPRFQGGYVDTSFLEQAAYAERAASLDDLRAAAVLAALLHHRARALRPSQVQTCAQPTRNGDSNWKVLGRWMAVGR; via the coding sequence ATGCTGAAAAAGGTCCTCATCGCCAATCGCGGCGAAGTCGCCGTTCGTATCATTCGCACCTGTCGCGAGTTAGGGATACGCACCGTCGCCATCTACTCGGAGGTGGATCGGGCGTCCCTGCACGTGCGCTACGCCGACGAGGCGTACTGCGTGGGCCCCGCGCCCGCCCGCGACAGTTATCTCAATATGGAGCGCATCCTGGACATCGCCAGGCGCTCTGGCGCCGACGCGGTGCACCCCGGCTACGGCTTCCTGGCCGAGAATCCCGAATTCGCGCAGGCCTGCCTGGACGCCGGCTTGGTGTTCGTGGGGCCATCGCCCCAGACGTTGCGCCTGTCCGGCAACAAGATTCTGGCCCGACGCGCCATGCGCCAGGCGGGGCTGCCCGTCATCCACGGCTCCGAGTGGGACGTGCCCGATGGCGACCCGGCCCAGGCCGCCCAGGCGGTGGGCTACCCCCTGATGATCAAGGCCGCCGCCGGCGGTGGCGGCAAGGGCATCCGACTCGTTGCCGGGCCGGACGAATTCCCCGAGGCCCTGGCGCTGGCCCGCCGCGAGGCCAAGGCCGCCTTCGGCGACGACTCGGTCTTCCTGGAGCGCGTCCTGGAGGGCGTCCGCCACATTGAGTTCCAGATCCTGGCCGACCAGCACGGCAACGTGATTCATCTGGGCGAGCGCGAAGGCTCCGTCCAGAGGCATCATCAGAAAGTGCTGGAGGAAGCGCCTTCGCGCGCCCTCACGCCGGATTTGCGCCGCCGCATGGGCGAAGCCGCCGTCGCCGCCGCGCGCGCCGCAGATTATGTCAATGCCGGTACCGTGGAGTTCCTGCTGGATGACCAGCAGAACTTCTACTTCCTTGAGATCAATCCCCGCTTGCAAGTAGAACACCCGACCACGGAAATGGTTACCGGCGTGGACATCGTCAAGGAGCAACTCCGCATCACAGCCGGTCGGCGGCTGCGCCTGGCCCAGGAAGATGTGCGACTCCGGGGCTGGGCCATAGAATGCCGCATCCTGGCCGAAAACCCCTTTGACGACTTCCGCCCATCCGTTGGGAAAATCTCGTACATGCGCGAGCCTTCGGGGCCAGGAATCCGCGTGGAAAGCGGCATCCACGAAGGGCTGGAGATCACGCCCTACTACGATTCCCTCATCGCCAAAGTCATCGCATGGGGCGAGACCCGTGGCGAGGCGCTGGTGCGCATGAGGCGCGCGCTGGACGAGTACCGCATCATGGGCATACGCACCAACATCCCCCTGCACCAGGAAATCCTGGACGACCCGCGATTCCAGGGCGGATATGTGGACACTAGTTTCCTGGAGCAGGCAGCCTACGCGGAGCGCGCCGCCTCGCTGGACGACCTGCGCGCGGCCGCAGTCCTTGCCGCGCTGCTACACCATCGGGCCAGGGCGCTGCGCCCCTCCCAGGTGCAGACATGCGCCCAACCGACCCGAAATGGAGACTCCAATTGGAAAGTGCTCGGACGCTGGATGGCAGTAGGCCGATAA
- a CDS encoding MaoC family dehydratase N-terminal domain-containing protein: MMFEDFVVGQEWTTSGRTVTEADIVGFAGLSGDFNALHVDSEYARSTPFGERIAHGLLGLAMATGLASRAGFMEGSVEAFLSLEWKFRAPIRIGDTIRAALRVAGTRPMGDTGGLVILDVAVLNQRNETVQRGQWTVLVKRRPLQG, from the coding sequence ATGATGTTTGAGGATTTTGTCGTCGGGCAGGAGTGGACGACGTCGGGCCGGACGGTAACGGAGGCCGACATCGTGGGGTTTGCGGGCCTTTCGGGGGATTTCAACGCGCTGCACGTGGACAGCGAATACGCCCGCAGCACGCCCTTCGGGGAACGCATTGCCCACGGGCTCTTGGGCCTGGCGATGGCCACGGGGCTGGCCTCGCGGGCCGGTTTCATGGAAGGCTCGGTGGAGGCGTTCCTTTCGCTGGAATGGAAATTCCGCGCGCCCATCCGCATCGGCGATACCATCCGCGCCGCGCTGCGGGTGGCGGGGACGCGGCCCATGGGCGACACCGGCGGCTTGGTGATATTGGACGTGGCGGTGCTGAACCAGCGCAACGAGACGGTGCAGCGTGGGCAGTGGACGGTGCTGGTGAAGCGCCGGCCGCTGCAGGGGTAG
- a CDS encoding IclR family transcriptional regulator, giving the protein MSKPIRAVDRALDVMLCFSREEPELTLTEIAERVELHKSTVHRVLATLENKRFVQHDEATGKYRLGLRVLELAMLALETTDIRRHAWPFLRRLSEECRETVDLGVLDGTDIVYLEVIESPQRVKLAAAPGQRLPACCTSSGKAILAYLPEAQVRQIMIQGLRRYTEHTIVSPDDFLADLRATRERGFAIAQSEYEDGINAVAAPILDPRQRPIAVIAVAGPAFRLPMERMLELGPVVRQHADEIAREIGLAAALIPDYSHTETLYKVRQIRPEGA; this is encoded by the coding sequence TTGAGCAAGCCTATTCGTGCCGTCGACCGAGCATTGGATGTGATGTTGTGCTTCTCGCGGGAAGAGCCTGAACTGACCCTCACCGAGATTGCCGAGCGCGTGGAGTTGCACAAGAGTACCGTGCACCGCGTCCTCGCCACGCTGGAGAATAAGCGTTTCGTGCAGCACGATGAGGCGACAGGCAAGTATCGTCTTGGGCTGCGCGTTCTGGAACTGGCCATGCTGGCGCTGGAGACCACCGACATCCGGCGACACGCGTGGCCTTTTTTGCGGCGTCTGAGCGAGGAGTGCCGCGAGACGGTGGATCTGGGCGTGTTGGACGGGACGGACATCGTCTATCTGGAAGTTATTGAAAGCCCCCAGCGGGTGAAACTGGCCGCGGCGCCCGGGCAGCGGCTTCCCGCCTGCTGCACCTCGTCGGGCAAGGCGATCTTGGCCTATCTGCCCGAGGCCCAGGTCAGGCAGATCATGATTCAGGGGCTTCGCCGCTACACCGAGCACACCATCGTCTCCCCTGACGATTTCCTCGCCGACTTGCGAGCCACCCGCGAGCGCGGCTTTGCCATCGCCCAATCGGAATACGAGGACGGCATCAACGCCGTGGCCGCGCCGATTCTGGATCCGCGGCAGAGGCCCATCGCGGTGATCGCGGTCGCGGGGCCAGCCTTCCGCCTGCCGATGGAGCGGATGTTGGAGTTGGGGCCGGTGGTGCGCCAGCATGCCGACGAGATCGCGCGCGAGATCGGGCTGGCCGCCGCGCTGATTCCCGATTACAGCCACACCGAAACGCTCTACAAGGTGCGGCAGATTCGGCCCGAAGGGGCGTAG
- a CDS encoding MoaD/ThiS family protein: MGGGTFSFEVEVFGALLPPGQRRQHLDADGPLTVRDVVLRLGLDPDDIGLATVNGVQVPLEREVPPASRVCLFPPMFGG; the protein is encoded by the coding sequence ATGGGGGGCGGCACGTTCTCGTTTGAAGTGGAGGTGTTCGGGGCACTGCTGCCCCCGGGACAGCGGCGGCAACATCTGGACGCCGATGGCCCACTCACGGTGCGGGATGTCGTCCTGCGCCTGGGTCTGGATCCCGACGACATTGGGCTGGCGACGGTCAATGGCGTGCAGGTGCCGCTGGAGCGCGAGGTGCCCCCGGCGAGCCGCGTGTGCCTTTTCCCGCCGATGTTCGGCGGGTAG
- a CDS encoding ABC transporter substrate-binding protein, whose product MTRRSMFVMITLLTIVAVMLGACGQATPTKAPAQPTAAPAQPTAAPAQPTAAPTTPPEPIKIGWIAPKTGTNAILGEWDERGILLAFEAKNAAGGIHGRMLQLIQEDDEADPTKAVALAQKLITQDKVVAAFACTNSTTTLAVVPVFMEYKVPHLTAALNATITQKGSRYVFRDCPAGPAYEKSIVDFMVGKGFKKFAIISDTSAYGKGEAEYQTNALKAHGLEPLAVEWYGIEDKDFTGQLTKILQTNPEVILFGGSEVASGLIAKQARQLGFTGQFAGGAAIGTTKFVEVAGDAAEGTYYSNPYITNDLNDLTRDFAARYKARWGDEPESHGAKAYDGATVLIMALENAYPDITPERITEELHKICGVQGLQGTICYDENGEGLHEVGIGVVKDGKLTPVSVQ is encoded by the coding sequence ATGACCCGGCGAAGCATGTTTGTGATGATCACCCTGTTGACCATCGTTGCCGTGATGCTGGGCGCGTGCGGCCAGGCCACGCCGACGAAGGCGCCCGCGCAGCCCACGGCTGCCCCTGCCCAGCCCACGGCGGCACCCGCGCAGCCCACGGCGGCACCCACGACGCCGCCCGAGCCCATCAAGATCGGCTGGATTGCCCCCAAGACGGGCACCAATGCCATCCTGGGCGAGTGGGACGAGCGCGGCATCCTGCTGGCCTTTGAGGCCAAGAACGCGGCCGGCGGCATCCACGGTCGGATGCTCCAGTTGATCCAGGAAGACGACGAGGCTGACCCGACCAAGGCTGTCGCCCTGGCGCAGAAACTCATCACCCAAGACAAGGTGGTGGCCGCGTTCGCGTGCACCAACAGCACGACGACGTTGGCGGTTGTGCCCGTGTTCATGGAGTACAAGGTCCCGCATCTGACCGCCGCCCTCAATGCCACCATTACCCAGAAGGGCAGCAGGTATGTATTCCGCGACTGCCCGGCGGGGCCTGCGTATGAGAAGAGCATCGTGGACTTCATGGTGGGCAAGGGGTTCAAGAAGTTCGCGATCATCTCCGACACGTCGGCCTATGGCAAGGGCGAGGCCGAGTACCAGACCAATGCCCTGAAGGCGCACGGCCTGGAGCCTCTGGCCGTTGAATGGTACGGCATTGAGGACAAGGACTTCACGGGCCAGTTGACGAAAATTCTCCAGACCAACCCGGAGGTCATCCTGTTCGGCGGCTCCGAGGTGGCTTCGGGCCTCATCGCCAAGCAGGCGCGGCAGTTGGGGTTCACCGGCCAGTTTGCGGGCGGCGCGGCCATCGGCACGACCAAGTTCGTTGAAGTCGCCGGCGACGCGGCGGAAGGCACTTACTACTCCAACCCGTACATCACCAATGACCTCAACGATCTGACGCGCGATTTTGCGGCCCGCTACAAGGCGCGCTGGGGTGATGAACCCGAGAGCCACGGCGCCAAGGCCTACGACGGCGCTACGGTGCTCATCATGGCTCTGGAGAATGCGTACCCCGACATCACGCCCGAGCGCATCACCGAGGAACTGCACAAGATCTGCGGCGTTCAGGGCCTCCAGGGCACGATCTGCTACGATGAGAACGGCGAGGGCCTGCACGAGGTGGGCATTGGCGTCGTCAAAGACGGCAAACTGACCCCCGTATCCGTCCAGTAG
- a CDS encoding branched-chain amino acid ABC transporter permease — MTKTVILVQTIVGGLGIGSIYALVALGYSMVYRSMGLVNFAHGSIYMIGTYFGVIFYKGMVAGLHLPYWAAFIVGILLTAILGVALERLFRPLANLDLMLMLLGTIGVGIVLDNLAIIIWGAEGFAVRSPLSSKPILVGGVALVPQMLLIIGVGAVLMVGLQTFLSRTKVGKAMRAAAQDREIASAMGIPVNFTNAVTFAIGSGLAAAAGILAAPIVYVNPAMSAAVGIKGFAAAILGGLGSIPGAIVGGLLFGVIEAISAGYISSAYTKGIAFIIMVLVLMIKPSGIVGETTVEKV; from the coding sequence ATGACCAAAACGGTCATTCTCGTGCAGACTATCGTTGGAGGCCTGGGCATCGGGAGCATCTACGCGCTCGTGGCTCTGGGCTACTCCATGGTGTACCGCTCCATGGGCCTCGTCAACTTTGCGCATGGCAGCATCTACATGATCGGGACGTACTTCGGCGTGATCTTCTACAAGGGGATGGTGGCCGGCCTGCACCTGCCCTACTGGGCGGCGTTCATCGTGGGCATCCTGCTGACGGCGATCCTGGGCGTTGCGCTGGAAAGGCTGTTCCGCCCGCTGGCGAACCTGGACCTCATGCTCATGCTCCTGGGGACCATCGGCGTGGGCATCGTGCTGGACAACCTGGCCATCATCATCTGGGGCGCGGAAGGGTTTGCGGTGCGGTCGCCTCTATCGTCCAAGCCGATCCTTGTGGGCGGCGTGGCGCTCGTGCCGCAGATGTTGCTCATCATCGGGGTGGGCGCCGTGCTTATGGTCGGCCTGCAGACATTCTTGTCGCGGACGAAGGTGGGGAAGGCCATGCGCGCTGCGGCGCAGGACCGCGAGATCGCGAGCGCCATGGGGATACCGGTGAACTTCACGAATGCGGTTACCTTCGCCATCGGCTCGGGGCTGGCGGCCGCGGCGGGCATTCTGGCCGCGCCTATCGTGTACGTGAACCCCGCCATGAGCGCGGCTGTGGGCATCAAGGGGTTTGCGGCGGCCATCCTGGGCGGCTTGGGCAGCATCCCGGGCGCCATTGTGGGCGGGCTGCTCTTCGGCGTGATTGAGGCTATCTCGGCGGGTTACATCTCGTCGGCCTATACCAAGGGAATCGCCTTCATCATCATGGTGCTGGTGCTCATGATCAAGCCATCGGGTATCGTGGGCGAGACCACCGTTGAGAAGGTGTAG
- a CDS encoding branched-chain amino acid ABC transporter permease: MKTRTTLWKTIALIAFLALLLAMPKIARNDYQVRILNMTGLYILLSLGLNIAQGFCGQINLAIGAFWAIGAYTAALLNVNFKWPFWLTLPAAMVVAALVAAVVALPSLKVRSHYLAIVTLGLGEVINIILVNEDQITRGAMGIPNIKRPSFFGIPINTEQKYFYLVLAFVILGYLVARQITRHRFGRAFRAVRDDYVAAKAMGVNTGFYQILAITISGVYAGVAGVLFAHLNTYISPDIFEFRSTLFVLTMTLLGGMGSLLGSVVGGVLVILQEVLRAFRDWQLVFYGLAVVLVVLFFPGGAVGIARRWRERQGARRAREEEANTAANPPSEEAR; this comes from the coding sequence ATGAAGACGCGCACGACACTTTGGAAGACCATCGCGCTGATCGCTTTCCTGGCGCTGCTCCTCGCCATGCCCAAGATCGCACGCAATGACTACCAGGTGCGCATCTTGAACATGACGGGGCTGTACATCCTGCTCAGCCTGGGGTTGAACATCGCCCAGGGGTTCTGCGGGCAGATCAACCTGGCCATCGGTGCGTTCTGGGCCATTGGGGCCTACACCGCGGCGCTGCTCAACGTGAACTTCAAGTGGCCCTTCTGGCTCACGTTGCCGGCCGCCATGGTGGTTGCGGCCCTGGTGGCCGCTGTGGTGGCGCTCCCATCCCTGAAGGTCCGCTCGCACTACCTGGCCATCGTTACACTGGGGCTTGGCGAGGTCATCAACATCATCCTCGTGAACGAAGACCAGATCACGCGGGGAGCCATGGGGATTCCGAACATCAAGCGTCCCAGTTTCTTCGGCATCCCCATCAACACGGAACAGAAGTACTTCTATCTGGTGCTGGCGTTCGTGATCCTGGGCTACCTCGTCGCTCGGCAGATCACGCGCCACCGCTTCGGCCGCGCTTTCCGCGCAGTGCGCGATGACTACGTGGCTGCCAAGGCCATGGGCGTCAACACCGGTTTCTACCAGATTCTGGCGATCACCATCAGCGGCGTGTACGCGGGGGTCGCGGGCGTGCTATTCGCCCACCTCAACACGTACATCAGCCCCGACATCTTTGAGTTCCGCTCCACCCTGTTCGTTCTCACCATGACCCTGTTGGGCGGCATGGGAAGCCTGCTGGGGTCGGTGGTTGGCGGAGTTCTGGTCATCCTGCAAGAGGTCCTGCGGGCGTTCCGCGACTGGCAACTGGTGTTCTACGGGCTGGCCGTAGTACTGGTGGTGCTCTTCTTCCCGGGCGGGGCGGTGGGCATTGCGCGGCGCTGGCGGGAACGCCAGGGCGCGCGGCGGGCCCGCGAGGAGGAGGCCAATACCGCGGCGAACCCGCCATCCGAAGAGGCGAGGTGA
- a CDS encoding ABC transporter ATP-binding protein: MLLEIQNLTMQFGGLVAVNDVSLNIQEGEIHALIGPNGSGKTTIFNVVSGYYKPTQGVVRFRGKQISGLPSYKITAMGVARTFQNLRLFSSMTVMENVLVALGHHAKTRFWQHVLDPFSVRREEEELKERALRTLRIMKIDRYADEQATSLPYGLQRRVEIARALATEPTLVLLDEPAAGLNEAETAELREMLLEIRQSGITIFLVEHDMKLVMEISDVVSVLDYGKKIAEGSCSAVSCDPVVIEAYLGREEG, from the coding sequence ATGTTGCTGGAAATACAGAACCTCACCATGCAATTCGGCGGCCTGGTGGCCGTGAACGACGTGTCGCTGAACATCCAGGAGGGCGAAATCCACGCCCTCATCGGGCCGAATGGTTCGGGCAAGACGACCATCTTCAACGTGGTGTCGGGCTATTACAAGCCCACGCAAGGGGTGGTGCGGTTCCGCGGCAAGCAGATCAGCGGCCTGCCGTCGTACAAGATCACCGCGATGGGGGTGGCCCGAACGTTCCAGAACCTGCGGCTGTTCTCCAGCATGACGGTCATGGAGAACGTGTTGGTGGCCCTGGGGCATCACGCCAAGACTCGCTTCTGGCAACATGTGCTAGACCCCTTCTCCGTCCGCCGCGAAGAAGAGGAGTTGAAGGAAAGGGCGCTTCGGACGCTGCGCATCATGAAGATTGACCGGTACGCCGACGAGCAGGCGACCAGCCTGCCCTATGGCTTGCAGCGGCGCGTGGAGATCGCCCGAGCGCTGGCCACTGAGCCGACCCTGGTTCTGCTGGACGAGCCGGCTGCTGGCCTGAATGAGGCAGAAACCGCTGAGTTGCGCGAAATGCTGCTGGAGATTCGCCAGTCGGGCATCACCATCTTCCTGGTGGAACACGACATGAAACTGGTGATGGAAATCTCCGATGTGGTATCGGTCCTGGACTACGGCAAGAAGATCGCCGAGGGTTCCTGCAGCGCCGTGAGTTGCGACCCTGTGGTCATTGAGGCGTATCTCGGCCGGGAGGAAGGGTGA
- a CDS encoding ABC transporter ATP-binding protein has protein sequence MLVLDNVHIYYGHIHAVKGISLEVRDGEITTIIGANGAGKSTTIKAICGLVHPRHGAILLNGEPIHRLPAHKLVHKGIAYVPEGRRVFPVLTVDENLEMGAYHRTDLDEIAKDKARMYELFAPLKGRERQLAGSLSGGEQQMLAIARALMSRPKILVMDEPSLGLAPLLVQHVFEVISELNRQGITILLSEQNARAALKIAHRGVVMETGRIRFADTAEALRENPVVQHAYLGLA, from the coding sequence ATGTTAGTCCTGGACAATGTTCACATCTACTACGGGCACATTCACGCGGTGAAGGGAATCTCCCTGGAGGTGCGCGACGGCGAGATCACAACCATCATCGGCGCAAACGGGGCCGGGAAATCCACGACGATAAAGGCCATCTGCGGCCTTGTCCACCCGCGACACGGCGCCATTCTCTTGAACGGCGAGCCGATCCACCGGCTACCCGCGCACAAGTTGGTGCACAAGGGGATCGCATATGTGCCGGAGGGCCGGCGCGTGTTCCCCGTGCTCACCGTGGACGAGAACCTGGAGATGGGTGCATATCATCGGACGGACCTGGACGAGATCGCCAAGGATAAAGCGCGCATGTACGAACTGTTTGCGCCCCTCAAGGGTCGCGAGCGACAACTGGCCGGCTCCCTCAGCGGTGGCGAGCAGCAGATGCTGGCCATCGCCCGCGCGCTGATGTCCAGGCCCAAGATCCTCGTGATGGACGAGCCATCGCTGGGCCTTGCGCCCTTGTTGGTTCAGCACGTGTTTGAGGTCATCTCCGAGTTGAACCGACAAGGCATTACCATCTTGCTCTCGGAGCAGAACGCGCGCGCGGCGCTCAAGATCGCCCACCGCGGCGTCGTCATGGAGACGGGCCGCATCCGCTTCGCCGATACAGCCGAGGCGCTGCGCGAGAACCCCGTCGTTCAGCACGCTTACCTGGGACTTGCGTAA
- a CDS encoding Ldh family oxidoreductase encodes MPEEIVRIQASDLVQACERLLQKVGVPPDEARIIAEIVVEADLRGVESHGLLRLPAYVHRVQAGLMTPKTEVKVVRERSASVLLDAQRGFGQVAGVRAMAQAMERARQHGVGVAAVRNANHFGIAAYYAMMALPHRMIGVVTANAAPSMAAWGGAAPVLGTNPVCIAIPTGGDVDIVLDMASSVVARGKIRLAANKGERIPLGWALDAQGRPTDDPKAALDGTLVPIGGPKGYGLALAIDVLSGVLTGADFGTRLTSVHDLQQPSSVGFVTQALDISAFADWDDFCRDMQSLVQEILHSPRAPGVERIYLPGEIEWLKRQDRLQNGVPVPASVLVGIRGLAQELGVEVAL; translated from the coding sequence ATGCCGGAGGAAATCGTACGCATCCAAGCCAGCGACCTGGTGCAAGCCTGCGAGCGCCTGCTGCAGAAGGTCGGCGTGCCGCCCGATGAGGCGCGCATCATCGCCGAGATCGTGGTGGAGGCCGACCTGCGCGGCGTGGAGTCGCACGGGCTTCTGCGCCTGCCCGCGTATGTCCATCGGGTGCAAGCGGGGCTGATGACACCCAAGACCGAGGTCAAGGTGGTGCGGGAGCGGAGCGCGTCGGTGCTGCTGGACGCGCAGCGCGGGTTTGGCCAGGTGGCGGGCGTCCGCGCCATGGCCCAGGCGATGGAGCGCGCGCGGCAACACGGCGTGGGCGTCGCGGCCGTGCGCAACGCCAACCACTTCGGGATCGCGGCGTACTACGCCATGATGGCGCTGCCCCATCGGATGATCGGCGTCGTTACGGCCAACGCCGCGCCAAGCATGGCGGCGTGGGGCGGGGCGGCGCCGGTGCTGGGAACCAACCCCGTCTGCATCGCCATCCCCACCGGCGGCGACGTGGACATCGTCCTGGACATGGCCTCGTCGGTGGTGGCGCGCGGCAAGATTCGGCTGGCGGCCAACAAGGGCGAGCGCATCCCCCTGGGCTGGGCGCTGGACGCGCAGGGCCGCCCCACCGATGACCCCAAGGCGGCGCTGGATGGCACGCTGGTGCCTATCGGCGGGCCGAAGGGGTACGGCCTGGCGCTGGCCATAGACGTGCTGTCGGGCGTGCTCACCGGCGCCGATTTCGGCACTCGCCTTACGTCGGTGCACGACCTGCAGCAGCCGTCCTCTGTAGGGTTCGTAACCCAGGCGCTGGACATTTCGGCTTTTGCCGATTGGGACGATTTCTGCCGGGACATGCAAAGCCTCGTCCAGGAGATTCTCCATTCTCCTCGCGCTCCTGGCGTGGAGCGCATCTACTTGCCTGGAGAGATAGAATGGCTCAAACGGCAAGACCGACTGCAAAATGGCGTGCCTGTGCCCGCCAGCGTGCTCGTTGGAATCCGGGGCCTGGCGCAGGAATTGGGCGTAGAGGTTGCGCTGTAG
- a CDS encoding ferredoxin, translating to MKKVTINRDECIACGACWSDCDAVFEENPDDGNSQIVAKYQVGGNPGEGEIPDDLVDCAKAAADGCPVEIIQVG from the coding sequence ATGAAGAAGGTAACCATCAATCGCGACGAGTGCATCGCCTGCGGGGCGTGCTGGTCGGACTGCGACGCGGTCTTTGAGGAAAACCCCGACGACGGCAACAGCCAGATTGTAGCCAAGTACCAGGTGGGCGGCAACCCCGGCGAAGGCGAGATTCCCGACGACCTGGTGGATTGCGCCAAGGCGGCCGCCGACGGCTGCCCGGTGGAGATCATCCAGGTCGGGTAG
- a CDS encoding mechanosensitive ion channel, whose product MPDWGLLLSWLGAIAGAAVLLFGLLAWWARRTPDDIDDVLVGVLQRPVVVFLILTAIISLTNSSTLSAGTKDTVNTGVNLLRIAVATWAVWRLTRDTVLYYGRRLAARSESSFDDVLVPVLDVLAPVVIGGVGAILMLRLLGADISTVALTTGGAALVVGLALRDTLGNILGGLTLLVDTPFRFGDLIIWDGVVCQIRHIGLRVTTLYNTEEHCDIYVPNSILAATKITNLTRPSPDLRVTLEVAVPDDVPLEQAEATLREVADANPYILGDLDAKLRAMRRALAECDPRSPRGRELRWGISALRRERQLDLRQQRMMALLDRLLAVIRGAEKGGLSSEEKAAIAKELETLDDYDERLKAAMRAWARARARDPQLRRFPEDRARILDEAEARITGLTRHTDDLRHHLKDASLYEAQRLDDRVAAFRDWLPASFKPTTPAWKYPLVTLRRATAAGRTLHLSLYVDDIHLEGFLRRPRAVTSVSEAVAASLGRR is encoded by the coding sequence ATGCCGGATTGGGGTTTGCTTCTCTCATGGCTGGGCGCGATTGCCGGCGCGGCGGTCCTGCTGTTCGGCCTGCTGGCCTGGTGGGCGCGACGCACGCCCGACGACATTGACGACGTCCTCGTGGGCGTGCTCCAGCGGCCGGTGGTGGTCTTCCTCATCCTCACGGCGATCATCAGCCTGACGAACAGCAGCACGCTGTCCGCCGGCACGAAGGACACCGTGAACACCGGGGTCAACCTGCTGCGCATCGCGGTTGCCACGTGGGCGGTCTGGCGGCTGACGCGGGACACGGTGCTGTACTACGGCAGGCGGCTGGCGGCGCGCAGCGAGTCCAGTTTTGACGACGTGCTCGTGCCGGTGCTGGATGTGTTGGCGCCGGTGGTGATCGGCGGCGTGGGCGCGATCCTGATGCTGCGCCTGCTGGGCGCCGACATCTCCACGGTGGCGCTGACCACGGGCGGCGCGGCGCTCGTCGTTGGGCTGGCGCTGCGCGACACGTTGGGCAACATCCTGGGCGGGCTGACGCTCCTTGTGGATACGCCGTTCCGATTCGGCGACCTCATCATCTGGGACGGTGTGGTGTGCCAGATTCGGCACATCGGCCTCCGCGTTACCACTCTCTACAACACTGAGGAGCACTGCGACATCTACGTGCCCAACAGCATTCTGGCGGCGACGAAGATTACGAACCTCACGCGCCCCAGCCCTGACCTGCGCGTAACGCTGGAGGTGGCCGTGCCCGACGACGTGCCGCTGGAGCAGGCCGAGGCGACGCTGCGCGAGGTGGCCGACGCGAACCCGTACATCCTGGGCGATTTGGACGCCAAACTGAGGGCGATGCGGCGGGCGCTGGCCGAATGCGACCCGCGCTCTCCCAGGGGGCGCGAACTGCGCTGGGGGATTTCGGCGCTGCGGCGCGAGCGGCAGTTGGATTTGCGACAGCAGCGCATGATGGCGCTCCTGGATCGGCTGCTAGCGGTCATTCGCGGCGCGGAGAAGGGCGGGCTGTCCTCGGAGGAGAAAGCGGCTATCGCGAAGGAACTGGAGACGCTAGATGACTACGACGAGCGGCTGAAGGCGGCGATGCGCGCGTGGGCACGTGCGCGCGCCCGCGACCCGCAACTGCGCCGGTTCCCTGAAGATCGGGCGCGGATCCTGGACGAGGCAGAAGCCCGTATCACCGGACTGACGCGGCATACGGATGACCTCCGCCACCACTTGAAGGACGCGAGTCTCTACGAAGCGCAACGGCTGGACGATAGGGTGGCAGCGTTCCGCGATTGGCTACCCGCATCGTTCAAGCCCACAACCCCCGCCTGGAAGTACCCGCTGGTTACGTTGCGGCGCGCCACCGCTGCGGGCAGGACGCTCCACCTGTCGCTGTACGTGGACGACATCCACCTGGAGGGGTTCCTGCGGCGGCCGCGGGCGGTAACGTCGGTCAGCGAGGCGGTGGCGGCCAGCCTGGGAAGACGCTAG